In the Primulina eburnea isolate SZY01 unplaced genomic scaffold, ASM2296580v1 ctg739_ERROPOS11973397, whole genome shotgun sequence genome, one interval contains:
- the LOC140822014 gene encoding uncharacterized protein isoform X3, which translates to MEILVSCLQLGTLGELQRLYLELVQNAEACRLDRYATSEKVGRSRWLWSRFISQTSYAPVKGLYLYGGVGTGKTMLMDLFFDQLPCNWRKRRIHFHDFMLNVHSRLQKHKGVADPLEVVAGEISDEAILLCLDEFFVNDVADALILNRLFKQLFSNGAILVSTSNRAPDNLYEGGLQRDLFLPFIATLKDRCIVHEIGSSVDYRKMTSAQQGFYFVGLHLSSILKQKFEQLIGEQVAVPQEVEVVMGRKLQVPLGANGCAYFTFEELCDRPLGAADYFGLFKRFHTLALDGVPVFGLHNRTAAYRFVTLVDVMYENKVRLLCTAEATPIELFEQIVTIADARQMAPRTSSRSRKFDVSDICVDNELGFAKDRTISRLTEMNSREYLERHSELFEVNELLLGGDFLLGSHQSHIQ; encoded by the exons ATGGAGATACTTGTCAG TTGTTTGCAGTTAGGTACATTAGGTGAGCTTCAGCGACTCTATCTTGAGCTAGTTCAAAATGCAGAAGCTTGTCGGTTGGATCGATATGCAACTTCCGAGAAAGTTGGGAG GAGTAGGTGGTTATGGTCCCGTTTCATATCACAAACTTCATATGCGCCCGTGAAAGGACTGTATCTTTATGGAGGCGTGGGCACAGGAAAGACTATGCTGATGGACTTGTTTTTCGATCAGTT GCCTTGCAACTGGAGGAAAAGGAGGATCCATTTCCATGACTTTATGTTAAACGTCCACAGCCGCTTGCAA AAGCACAAGGGTGTAGCCGATCCTTTAGAAGTTGTTGCTGGAGAGATATCAGATGAAGCAATATTATTATGTCTCGATGAATTCTTT GTAAATGACGTTGCTGATGCGTTAATTCTAAATCGTCTATTCAAGCAATTATTTAGTAATGGAGCT ATTCTTGTTTCTACTTCGAATCGAGCTCCAGATAATCTTTACGAAGGGGGTCTGCAGAGAGATCTTTTTCTTCCATTCATCGCTACTCTGAAG GATAGATGTATAGTTCATGAAATCGGTTCATCCGTCGACTACCGAAAAATGACGTCG GCACAGCAGGGTTTCTATTTTGTCGGGTTACATTTATCTAGCATTCTTAAacaaaaatttgaacaattgatTGGGGAACAAGTAGCTGTTCCACAGGAGGTGGAAGTTGTTATGGGGAGAAAATTGCAG GTTCCACTTGGTGCCAACGGATGTGCATATTTCACTTTTGAGGAACTTTGTGACAGACCTCTTGGGGCTGCAGACTACTTTGGATTATTTA AGAGGTTTCATACTCTGGCTTTGGATGGTGTACCGGTTTTTGGCCTTCACAATAGGACTGCTGCATATCGGTTTGTCACTTTAGTCGAT GTCATGTATGAGAACAAAGTTAGATTACTGTGCACTGCTGAGGCAACTCCAATCGAACTTTTTGAACAGATAGTAACAATAGCGGATGCTCGGCAAATGGCACCCAGAACCTCTTCAAGATCGAGGAAATTTGACGTTTCTGACATTTGTGTGGACAACGAGCTGGGTTTTGCAAAAGATCGCACCATTAGTAG ATTAACTGAGATGAATAGCAGAGAGTACTTGGAGCGACACTCAGAATTGTTTGAAGTAAATGAGTTATTGCTTGGCGGTGATTTTTTGCTTGGGAGCCACCAGTCACACATCCAATAA
- the LOC140822014 gene encoding uncharacterized protein isoform X1: MRTAIRAIKQLICTLPSKGNFIYNGSRIRQDLWFNLKHCGLYRPSSNADICQCRHPSYTISRAMSVHAAKLSNGVAEQNKGGPLVEYERRIAAGELLDGDTCQLGTLGELQRLYLELVQNAEACRLDRYATSEKVGRSRWLWSRFISQTSYAPVKGLYLYGGVGTGKTMLMDLFFDQLPCNWRKRRIHFHDFMLNVHSRLQKHKGVADPLEVVAGEISDEAILLCLDEFFVNDVADALILNRLFKQLFSNGAILVSTSNRAPDNLYEGGLQRDLFLPFIATLKDRCIVHEIGSSVDYRKMTSAQQGFYFVGLHLSSILKQKFEQLIGEQVAVPQEVEVVMGRKLQVPLGANGCAYFTFEELCDRPLGAADYFGLFKRFHTLALDGVPVFGLHNRTAAYRFVTLVDVMYENKVRLLCTAEATPIELFEQIVTIADARQMAPRTSSRSRKFDVSDICVDNELGFAKDRTISRLTEMNSREYLERHSELFEVNELLLGGDFLLGSHQSHIQ, encoded by the exons ATGAGAACGGCTATTCGTGCTATAAAGCAATTAATATGCACTCTTCCAAGTAAAGGGAATTTTATTTACAATGGATCTAGGATAAGACAAGACCTTTGGTTCAATTTGAAGCACTGTGGTTTATACCGCCCATCCAGTAATGCAGACATTTGCCAATGTAGACATCCATCATACACGATTTCCAGAGCTATGTCAGTACATGCAGCTAAGCTTAGTAATGGAG TGGCAGAGCAAAATAAAGGTGGACCTCTTGTAGAATATGAACGGAGGATTGCTGCTGGGGAACTATTAGATGGAGATACTTGTCAG TTAGGTACATTAGGTGAGCTTCAGCGACTCTATCTTGAGCTAGTTCAAAATGCAGAAGCTTGTCGGTTGGATCGATATGCAACTTCCGAGAAAGTTGGGAG GAGTAGGTGGTTATGGTCCCGTTTCATATCACAAACTTCATATGCGCCCGTGAAAGGACTGTATCTTTATGGAGGCGTGGGCACAGGAAAGACTATGCTGATGGACTTGTTTTTCGATCAGTT GCCTTGCAACTGGAGGAAAAGGAGGATCCATTTCCATGACTTTATGTTAAACGTCCACAGCCGCTTGCAA AAGCACAAGGGTGTAGCCGATCCTTTAGAAGTTGTTGCTGGAGAGATATCAGATGAAGCAATATTATTATGTCTCGATGAATTCTTT GTAAATGACGTTGCTGATGCGTTAATTCTAAATCGTCTATTCAAGCAATTATTTAGTAATGGAGCT ATTCTTGTTTCTACTTCGAATCGAGCTCCAGATAATCTTTACGAAGGGGGTCTGCAGAGAGATCTTTTTCTTCCATTCATCGCTACTCTGAAG GATAGATGTATAGTTCATGAAATCGGTTCATCCGTCGACTACCGAAAAATGACGTCG GCACAGCAGGGTTTCTATTTTGTCGGGTTACATTTATCTAGCATTCTTAAacaaaaatttgaacaattgatTGGGGAACAAGTAGCTGTTCCACAGGAGGTGGAAGTTGTTATGGGGAGAAAATTGCAG GTTCCACTTGGTGCCAACGGATGTGCATATTTCACTTTTGAGGAACTTTGTGACAGACCTCTTGGGGCTGCAGACTACTTTGGATTATTTA AGAGGTTTCATACTCTGGCTTTGGATGGTGTACCGGTTTTTGGCCTTCACAATAGGACTGCTGCATATCGGTTTGTCACTTTAGTCGAT GTCATGTATGAGAACAAAGTTAGATTACTGTGCACTGCTGAGGCAACTCCAATCGAACTTTTTGAACAGATAGTAACAATAGCGGATGCTCGGCAAATGGCACCCAGAACCTCTTCAAGATCGAGGAAATTTGACGTTTCTGACATTTGTGTGGACAACGAGCTGGGTTTTGCAAAAGATCGCACCATTAGTAG ATTAACTGAGATGAATAGCAGAGAGTACTTGGAGCGACACTCAGAATTGTTTGAAGTAAATGAGTTATTGCTTGGCGGTGATTTTTTGCTTGGGAGCCACCAGTCACACATCCAATAA
- the LOC140822014 gene encoding uncharacterized protein isoform X2: MRTAIRAIKQLICTLPSKGNFIYNGSRIRQDLWFNLKHCGLYRPSSNADICQCRHPSYTISRAMSVHAAKLSNGEQNKGGPLVEYERRIAAGELLDGDTCQLGTLGELQRLYLELVQNAEACRLDRYATSEKVGRSRWLWSRFISQTSYAPVKGLYLYGGVGTGKTMLMDLFFDQLPCNWRKRRIHFHDFMLNVHSRLQKHKGVADPLEVVAGEISDEAILLCLDEFFVNDVADALILNRLFKQLFSNGAILVSTSNRAPDNLYEGGLQRDLFLPFIATLKDRCIVHEIGSSVDYRKMTSAQQGFYFVGLHLSSILKQKFEQLIGEQVAVPQEVEVVMGRKLQVPLGANGCAYFTFEELCDRPLGAADYFGLFKRFHTLALDGVPVFGLHNRTAAYRFVTLVDVMYENKVRLLCTAEATPIELFEQIVTIADARQMAPRTSSRSRKFDVSDICVDNELGFAKDRTISRLTEMNSREYLERHSELFEVNELLLGGDFLLGSHQSHIQ; encoded by the exons ATGAGAACGGCTATTCGTGCTATAAAGCAATTAATATGCACTCTTCCAAGTAAAGGGAATTTTATTTACAATGGATCTAGGATAAGACAAGACCTTTGGTTCAATTTGAAGCACTGTGGTTTATACCGCCCATCCAGTAATGCAGACATTTGCCAATGTAGACATCCATCATACACGATTTCCAGAGCTATGTCAGTACATGCAGCTAAGCTTAGTAATGGAG AGCAAAATAAAGGTGGACCTCTTGTAGAATATGAACGGAGGATTGCTGCTGGGGAACTATTAGATGGAGATACTTGTCAG TTAGGTACATTAGGTGAGCTTCAGCGACTCTATCTTGAGCTAGTTCAAAATGCAGAAGCTTGTCGGTTGGATCGATATGCAACTTCCGAGAAAGTTGGGAG GAGTAGGTGGTTATGGTCCCGTTTCATATCACAAACTTCATATGCGCCCGTGAAAGGACTGTATCTTTATGGAGGCGTGGGCACAGGAAAGACTATGCTGATGGACTTGTTTTTCGATCAGTT GCCTTGCAACTGGAGGAAAAGGAGGATCCATTTCCATGACTTTATGTTAAACGTCCACAGCCGCTTGCAA AAGCACAAGGGTGTAGCCGATCCTTTAGAAGTTGTTGCTGGAGAGATATCAGATGAAGCAATATTATTATGTCTCGATGAATTCTTT GTAAATGACGTTGCTGATGCGTTAATTCTAAATCGTCTATTCAAGCAATTATTTAGTAATGGAGCT ATTCTTGTTTCTACTTCGAATCGAGCTCCAGATAATCTTTACGAAGGGGGTCTGCAGAGAGATCTTTTTCTTCCATTCATCGCTACTCTGAAG GATAGATGTATAGTTCATGAAATCGGTTCATCCGTCGACTACCGAAAAATGACGTCG GCACAGCAGGGTTTCTATTTTGTCGGGTTACATTTATCTAGCATTCTTAAacaaaaatttgaacaattgatTGGGGAACAAGTAGCTGTTCCACAGGAGGTGGAAGTTGTTATGGGGAGAAAATTGCAG GTTCCACTTGGTGCCAACGGATGTGCATATTTCACTTTTGAGGAACTTTGTGACAGACCTCTTGGGGCTGCAGACTACTTTGGATTATTTA AGAGGTTTCATACTCTGGCTTTGGATGGTGTACCGGTTTTTGGCCTTCACAATAGGACTGCTGCATATCGGTTTGTCACTTTAGTCGAT GTCATGTATGAGAACAAAGTTAGATTACTGTGCACTGCTGAGGCAACTCCAATCGAACTTTTTGAACAGATAGTAACAATAGCGGATGCTCGGCAAATGGCACCCAGAACCTCTTCAAGATCGAGGAAATTTGACGTTTCTGACATTTGTGTGGACAACGAGCTGGGTTTTGCAAAAGATCGCACCATTAGTAG ATTAACTGAGATGAATAGCAGAGAGTACTTGGAGCGACACTCAGAATTGTTTGAAGTAAATGAGTTATTGCTTGGCGGTGATTTTTTGCTTGGGAGCCACCAGTCACACATCCAATAA